One Aminivibrio sp. DNA window includes the following coding sequences:
- a CDS encoding diguanylate cyclase, producing the protein MLLAAAGIVAVLFYLDARAVARQEEAINDRQFLLATLARLAAEDRFSSVDVSARFLLNHVFPGLLSGDLSPAEAQKYLQPMVYNMPEVLGFYFLPADPGEDRTPVPAFRSTPAGNEGRAFAEETASRLGPGPLSPEEAGALSGTVKATSRWQMALFSDGLLSQGTLRGVLFTVVDLSPLLSRYVLPLATGRNAISLVLSEDGSLVWFGGSSSNGQEEGIFREDSPELESIRRIVSGAVSGKSSLDLPGGGTGKRLLVAWNTLRMGGKRLSVVSASPGDEVDAALRDLRTQRNLLVGALVLLVVLGGVFFTGKQRQEEILRRESTLRAVFNKASSGIAILGEEGAFLSCNAAWEAMTGLSQERLRQKTIFDLVAPGPGQGREELRQALPEKNGRAEVRFLRADGLTFWGDVSLAVLEAAPAFPAGSLLALITDISGMKRAEDLLRQSAAALEAQKAELEKLASDQRMLLDLFTLFAEADTPAEIHRALFASLPAIITFRNLFLCIRDCHEPRYTTLDALGEMERTGQADFCTEGKGIVGHVFRTGKPYIAGDLAMDPWYVPHSDEARSLVAVPVSYKGKDWGVLCLDSAAKYAFGVRERDLLALVGFYVALHLEELEARTELDRKAGQLGFLHRVVREMAAERTNGELSGKIVGILGSELGFPTVGIFVPGEKEGENPVLLAGYSGGAGEDDVLLCLSDDAGEALRTGMSVEREGDEGSATLAVPMSFNGQVFAVLAACNERGFSSSEKEILEITAEHGATFWVLNNLMAERRREALIDPLTQVWNRRYIMRRLEEESSRIARSGGRGAVVLVDLGDFKSINDRFGHVAGDEVLKETASLMSANLRTCDMIGRYGGDEFLLYLPDVTVDQAAAAVRRMEERAAALKIPGVVASVVLDYGIASCPGDGDDLVAVIGTADARMYENKTRRKAGTA; encoded by the coding sequence GTGCTCCTTGCGGCTGCCGGCATCGTGGCTGTGCTGTTTTACCTTGACGCCCGGGCGGTCGCCCGGCAGGAAGAAGCCATCAACGACCGCCAGTTTCTCTTGGCGACCCTTGCCCGCCTTGCTGCCGAGGACCGTTTTTCCTCCGTCGACGTCTCCGCCCGTTTCCTTCTGAACCACGTGTTTCCCGGTCTCCTCAGCGGGGACCTGTCCCCGGCCGAAGCTCAGAAATACCTTCAGCCCATGGTGTACAACATGCCGGAAGTGCTCGGATTTTATTTCCTTCCCGCCGACCCCGGAGAGGACCGCACCCCTGTCCCGGCCTTCCGCTCCACACCGGCCGGAAATGAAGGCCGGGCCTTTGCCGAGGAGACTGCTTCCCGCCTCGGGCCCGGTCCTCTTTCGCCGGAGGAGGCAGGAGCGCTGTCGGGAACCGTGAAGGCGACCTCCAGGTGGCAGATGGCCCTTTTTTCAGACGGACTTCTATCCCAGGGGACCCTCCGGGGAGTGCTCTTCACGGTGGTGGACCTCTCCCCCCTTCTTTCCCGGTATGTTCTTCCTCTGGCCACGGGCAGGAACGCCATCTCCCTGGTGCTTTCCGAGGATGGTTCCCTGGTGTGGTTCGGCGGTTCCTCATCGAACGGACAGGAAGAAGGGATCTTCAGGGAGGACTCCCCTGAACTGGAGAGTATCCGCAGGATTGTTTCCGGGGCCGTGTCGGGAAAGAGCAGCCTGGATCTTCCCGGCGGGGGAACCGGGAAAAGGCTGCTTGTCGCCTGGAACACCCTCCGGATGGGGGGGAAGCGTCTTTCCGTCGTTTCGGCGTCTCCCGGAGACGAGGTGGACGCGGCCCTCAGGGACCTGAGAACCCAGAGAAACCTGCTTGTGGGGGCTCTTGTTCTCCTTGTCGTGCTCGGAGGCGTCTTTTTCACCGGAAAACAGCGGCAGGAGGAAATCCTGAGACGAGAATCCACCTTACGGGCAGTCTTCAATAAAGCCTCGTCGGGAATCGCCATCCTCGGGGAGGAGGGCGCCTTTCTTTCATGCAACGCCGCCTGGGAGGCCATGACGGGCCTGTCGCAGGAACGGCTGCGGCAGAAGACCATCTTCGACCTTGTCGCACCCGGCCCGGGCCAGGGACGGGAGGAACTCCGGCAGGCCCTCCCTGAGAAGAACGGCAGGGCCGAGGTCAGGTTCCTGCGGGCGGACGGGCTCACCTTCTGGGGGGATGTGTCCCTTGCCGTCCTGGAAGCGGCCCCCGCCTTTCCCGCCGGATCCCTTCTGGCGCTCATCACCGATATTTCCGGGATGAAGCGGGCGGAAGACCTTCTGAGACAGAGCGCCGCCGCCCTGGAGGCCCAAAAGGCAGAACTGGAAAAACTCGCTTCCGACCAGAGGATGCTTCTGGACCTCTTCACCCTCTTCGCAGAGGCCGACACGCCCGCCGAAATTCACAGGGCCCTGTTCGCTTCCCTCCCGGCCATTATCACCTTCAGGAATCTTTTTCTTTGCATCCGGGACTGCCATGAGCCCCGGTACACCACCCTGGACGCCCTGGGGGAAATGGAAAGGACGGGCCAGGCCGACTTCTGCACGGAGGGGAAGGGCATCGTGGGGCATGTTTTCAGGACGGGCAAACCCTACATCGCCGGCGACCTGGCCATGGATCCCTGGTATGTTCCCCATTCCGACGAAGCCCGGTCTCTTGTGGCCGTTCCCGTCTCCTACAAAGGCAAGGACTGGGGAGTGCTCTGCCTGGACAGTGCCGCCAAGTACGCCTTCGGAGTACGGGAGAGAGACCTCCTCGCTCTCGTGGGGTTCTATGTCGCCCTCCACCTGGAGGAGCTGGAAGCCCGGACGGAGCTCGACAGGAAAGCCGGCCAGCTCGGCTTTCTCCACCGGGTGGTCAGGGAGATGGCGGCGGAACGGACGAACGGTGAACTCTCGGGGAAGATAGTCGGCATCCTGGGATCCGAGCTTGGTTTCCCCACGGTGGGAATCTTCGTCCCCGGAGAGAAGGAAGGCGAGAATCCGGTGCTCCTGGCGGGGTATTCCGGAGGGGCCGGCGAAGACGACGTGCTGCTCTGCCTTTCCGACGATGCGGGCGAAGCCCTCCGGACAGGAATGTCCGTCGAACGGGAAGGAGACGAAGGATCGGCGACCCTTGCGGTGCCCATGTCCTTCAACGGCCAGGTGTTCGCCGTCCTCGCCGCCTGCAACGAGAGAGGATTTTCCTCTTCGGAAAAGGAAATTCTGGAAATCACGGCAGAACACGGCGCCACCTTCTGGGTACTGAACAACCTGATGGCGGAAAGGCGCCGGGAGGCCCTCATCGACCCCCTTACCCAAGTGTGGAACCGCAGGTACATCATGCGCCGCCTGGAGGAGGAAAGTTCCAGGATTGCCCGGAGCGGCGGCAGGGGCGCTGTGGTGCTGGTGGACCTGGGAGATTTCAAGAGCATCAACGACCGCTTCGGTCACGTGGCGGGAGACGAGGTGCTCAAAGAAACGGCCTCCCTCATGAGCGCGAACCTGAGAACATGTGATATGATAGGACGGTATGGTGGGGACGAGTTCCTTCTCTACCTGCCTGACGTAACAGTCGACCAAGCCGCCGCCGCTGTGCGGCGGATGGAGGAGCGGGCTGCCGCTCTGAAGATTCCAGGGGTGGTCGCGTCGGTGGTGCTGGATTACGGCATCGCGTCCTGCCCAGGCGACGGAGACGACTTGGTGGCGGTCATCGGAACGGCCGACGCCAGGATGTACGAAAACAAGACGAGACGAAAGGCGGGAACAGCATGA
- a CDS encoding VOC family protein, giving the protein MILSLHHPSFTVEDIERSVAFYRDVLGLTLEGIWERDPAYSEGVTGVPGARLKVAYFTLPNASFELVEYTGGKGVKIDTSTNNTGSAHVCFIADDFDALADRLKEAGAVFPGGVNVIPGGSNKGKKIVYVEDPDNNTLEIISSEVSV; this is encoded by the coding sequence ATGATCCTGTCGCTGCATCATCCAAGTTTTACGGTGGAGGATATCGAGAGGTCCGTGGCGTTTTACAGGGACGTCCTCGGTCTCACACTCGAAGGAATATGGGAGCGGGACCCGGCCTATTCCGAGGGTGTCACCGGCGTTCCCGGTGCTCGCCTGAAGGTCGCCTACTTCACTCTGCCCAACGCATCCTTCGAGCTCGTGGAATACACGGGCGGAAAGGGAGTCAAGATAGACACCTCCACGAACAATACCGGAAGCGCCCACGTATGTTTCATCGCGGATGATTTCGACGCCCTGGCGGACCGCCTCAAGGAAGCGGGCGCGGTCTTCCCCGGCGGGGTCAATGTGATCCCCGGCGGATCCAACAAGGGAAAGAAGATCGTCTACGTGGAAGACCCCGACAACAACACCCTGGAAATTATTTCATCGGAGGTTTCCGTCTAG
- a CDS encoding virulence RhuM family protein encodes MNRDFQFLVYRSANEDVSVSALIQDETVWLTQKGMAALFGVNIPAVSKHLQNIYEEGELSRDATVSILETVQTEGERTVKRNVDFYTLDAIISVGYRVSSARATHFRIWATGVVKFRLSLVVPKSAGRGSVAGHKVNSPFPRGEEIIPWGRAPEVSETDMDVGFTSRQPANAGSRGTRFGSCQGRQSAPPPAQTFPGDAPAA; translated from the coding sequence ATGAACAGGGATTTTCAGTTTCTCGTATATCGTTCTGCGAACGAGGATGTCTCCGTAAGCGCGCTCATACAGGATGAGACTGTCTGGCTGACTCAAAAGGGAATGGCGGCGTTGTTCGGTGTAAATATTCCCGCTGTGTCAAAGCATTTACAAAACATTTACGAAGAGGGCGAATTAAGCAGAGACGCAACTGTTTCCATTCTGGAAACAGTTCAAACCGAGGGCGAAAGAACAGTCAAGCGAAATGTCGATTTTTATACCCTTGACGCCATCATTTCTGTGGGATACCGTGTGAGCTCTGCGCGCGCGACCCATTTCCGCATCTGGGCTACCGGGGTGGTCAAATTTCGGCTATCCCTGGTGGTCCCTAAATCCGCAGGCAGAGGGAGTGTCGCCGGGCATAAGGTGAATTCGCCCTTCCCCAGGGGCGAAGAGATTATCCCCTGGGGAAGGGCGCCTGAGGTGAGTGAAACCGACATGGATGTCGGTTTCACAAGCAGGCAGCCGGCGAACGCAGGGAGCCGCGGGACTCGCTTCGGCAGTTGTCAAGGACGACAATCTGCACCCCCCCCCGCCCAAACGTTCCCCGGTGACGCTCCCGCTGCTTGA
- a CDS encoding type I restriction-modification system subunit M gives MTPGRGTAPRHLSGVGPEAAASSGRKEKRKNGNTPSRNAALDRNTCGIVKFAPYSPEEGRTTTTDNKKEQERAELHRTIWNIANDLQGSVDGWDFKQYVPGMLFYRYISENLTNYINRGEQEAGNPVFDYTKLSDNEAEEARADIVQTRGFFILPSGLFRNVRKKAAADENLNETLEKVFRSIETSAQGAPSEENFRGLFDDIDVNSNKLGPTVAKRNEKLIKLLNGVGDMKLGDYRDNTIDAFGDAYEFLMGMYASNAGKSGGEYYAPQEVSELLTRITLTGKTEVNKVYDPACGSGSLLLKFAKILGKENVRLGFFGQEINITTYNLCRINMFLHDIDCDKFDIGHGDTLTDPLHWDDEPFEAIVSNPPYSIKWDGDANPLLTNDPRFSPAGVLAPKSKADLAFIMHSLAWLAASGTAAIVCFPGVMYRGGAEQKIRKYLIDNNYIDCVIQLSDNLFFGTSIATCIMVLKKSKTENSTLFIDASKECVKVTNSNKLTKDNIAAILAAYTERSDADHFAKLVPNSRIADQDYNLSVSTYVDHRDTREALDITALNAEIEEIVAREQVLREEIARIIAEIEVGT, from the coding sequence ATGACGCCCGGCCGAGGCACGGCCCCTCGGCACCTTTCCGGAGTCGGTCCGGAAGCCGCCGCATCCTCCGGCCGAAAAGAAAAGCGTAAAAACGGCAATACCCCATCTCGCAACGCCGCTCTGGACCGAAATACCTGCGGCATCGTGAAATTCGCACCCTACAGCCCCGAAGAAGGAAGGACGACCACGACCGACAACAAAAAAGAGCAGGAACGGGCGGAACTGCACCGGACGATATGGAACATCGCCAACGACCTTCAGGGCAGCGTGGACGGGTGGGACTTCAAGCAGTATGTCCCCGGCATGCTGTTTTACCGGTACATATCGGAAAACCTCACGAACTACATAAACCGCGGCGAACAGGAAGCCGGGAACCCGGTCTTCGACTATACGAAGCTCTCCGACAACGAAGCGGAAGAGGCCCGGGCGGATATTGTCCAGACCAGGGGCTTCTTCATCCTGCCGAGCGGCCTGTTCCGGAACGTACGAAAAAAGGCGGCGGCGGACGAAAACCTCAACGAGACCCTGGAAAAAGTTTTCCGAAGCATCGAGACTTCCGCGCAGGGCGCCCCCAGCGAGGAGAACTTCAGGGGCCTGTTCGACGACATCGACGTGAACAGCAACAAGCTCGGGCCGACGGTCGCAAAGAGAAACGAAAAGCTCATCAAGCTCCTGAACGGCGTGGGCGACATGAAGCTCGGCGACTACAGAGACAACACCATTGACGCCTTCGGCGACGCCTACGAGTTCCTGATGGGCATGTACGCCTCAAACGCAGGCAAGAGCGGCGGCGAGTATTACGCCCCCCAGGAGGTCAGCGAACTCCTCACCCGCATCACCCTCACGGGGAAAACCGAAGTGAACAAGGTGTACGACCCGGCCTGCGGCTCCGGTTCCCTTCTGCTGAAATTCGCGAAAATCCTCGGCAAAGAAAACGTCCGCCTCGGCTTCTTCGGCCAGGAGATCAACATCACCACCTACAACCTCTGCCGCATCAACATGTTCCTCCATGACATCGACTGCGACAAGTTCGACATCGGGCACGGCGACACGCTGACCGATCCGCTCCACTGGGACGATGAACCCTTCGAGGCCATCGTCTCCAATCCTCCCTACTCCATCAAGTGGGACGGAGACGCCAACCCCCTTCTGACCAACGACCCCAGATTTTCGCCCGCGGGGGTGCTCGCCCCCAAGTCGAAGGCGGACCTCGCCTTCATCATGCACAGCCTTGCCTGGCTTGCCGCCAGCGGCACGGCGGCCATCGTCTGCTTTCCGGGCGTCATGTACCGGGGCGGCGCGGAGCAGAAGATCCGCAAGTACCTCATCGACAACAACTACATCGACTGCGTGATCCAGCTTTCCGACAACCTGTTTTTCGGCACGAGCATCGCCACCTGCATCATGGTGCTGAAAAAGTCCAAGACCGAAAACAGCACCCTGTTCATCGACGCCTCGAAGGAGTGCGTCAAGGTCACCAACAGCAACAAGCTGACGAAGGACAACATAGCCGCCATTCTCGCCGCATACACCGAACGGTCGGATGCCGACCATTTCGCGAAGCTCGTTCCGAATTCCCGCATCGCGGACCAGGACTACAACCTGTCCGTGTCCACCTACGTGGATCATCGGGACACCCGGGAAGCCCTCGACATCACCGCCCTCAATGCAGAGATCGAGGAGATCGTGGCCCGGGAGCAGGTGCTGCGGGAGGAGATCGCACGAATCATCGCGGAGATCGAGGTGGGAACATGA
- the ftcD gene encoding glutamate formimidoyltransferase codes for MAGKLIECVPNFSEGRRQDVIESIAANFRGVKGCSLLDYRADADHNRLVVSLAGEPEAVTDALLRAAKTAMAAIDMNAHQGAHPRIGAVDVIPFTPIRGISMEECVALSHAFGERYFAELGIPVYFYEESAKRPERKRLEVIRKGQYEVLKAESVTPERQPDVGGPALHPTAGATVIGARQFLVAFNVNLNTADEEIAKKIGTFVRASSGGFCHVKGMGVALSERGMTQVSMNIVDYQKNALYRVLELIRMEARRWGVEVVETEIYGMIPAQALLDSAAYYLQVKDFDPDQVLELKLLGMGDGAE; via the coding sequence ATGGCAGGAAAACTTATCGAGTGCGTTCCGAATTTCAGCGAGGGACGGCGGCAGGACGTCATCGAGTCCATCGCCGCCAATTTTCGGGGAGTGAAGGGGTGCTCCCTTCTCGATTACCGGGCGGACGCCGACCACAACCGCCTCGTGGTCAGCCTTGCGGGCGAGCCGGAAGCCGTGACCGACGCCCTGCTCCGCGCGGCGAAGACGGCCATGGCCGCCATCGACATGAACGCCCACCAGGGTGCCCATCCGAGGATCGGGGCGGTGGACGTGATCCCCTTCACGCCCATCCGGGGAATTTCCATGGAGGAGTGCGTCGCCCTATCCCACGCCTTCGGCGAGCGCTACTTCGCCGAGCTGGGCATTCCCGTCTATTTCTACGAAGAATCGGCGAAGCGCCCCGAGCGGAAGCGCCTCGAGGTGATCCGCAAGGGTCAGTACGAGGTGCTGAAAGCGGAATCCGTCACTCCGGAACGGCAGCCCGACGTGGGCGGCCCGGCCCTTCACCCTACGGCGGGGGCCACGGTCATCGGAGCGCGGCAGTTCCTCGTGGCTTTCAACGTGAACCTCAACACCGCCGACGAGGAGATCGCGAAAAAGATCGGCACCTTCGTCCGGGCGTCGAGCGGCGGCTTCTGCCACGTGAAGGGCATGGGCGTGGCCCTTTCCGAACGGGGCATGACCCAGGTGAGCATGAACATCGTGGATTATCAGAAGAACGCCCTCTACAGGGTGCTGGAGCTGATCCGCATGGAGGCCAGGCGCTGGGGCGTGGAGGTGGTGGAAACGGAGATTTACGGCATGATCCCCGCCCAAGCCCTTCTGGACAGCGCGGCCTACTATCTCCAGGTGAAGGATTTTGACCCTGACCAGGTGCTGGAGCTGAAACTGCTCGGAATGGGGGATGGTGCGGAATGA
- the hutI gene encoding imidazolonepropionase: protein MITKLVRNARIYTPEGSSPSAGKDQGALRFLPRGAMVVRDGLIEAVGPEEEILSSLSGREFDEEIDCGGRCVIPGFVDPHTHMCFARRREEEFSLRLAGTPYLEILQKGGGILSSVRSVREATEDDLFENTLASALSALSLGTTTVEMKSGYGLDTETELRMLSVIRRVGRETPLDVVPTFMGAHAVPELYRGNGDGYVDLLVEEMLPAVEEQGIARFCDVFCEEGVFSAAQTERILAEASRRGLGLKVHADEVHDTGGAALAARMGAVSAEHLLAVSDEGIGALAKSGTTAILLPATAYSLRKPYARARAMIEHGVPVALATDCNPGSSFTESMPFVFGLAVMAMGLTVEEALTAATKNSACAVGMGAVCGTLEAGKQADFLLLDGETPAVLAYHAGVPAVEGVCKKGEQIR, encoded by the coding sequence ATGATCACGAAACTTGTGCGGAACGCCAGGATCTACACCCCGGAGGGGTCCTCGCCATCGGCGGGGAAGGACCAGGGAGCCCTTCGCTTTCTCCCCCGGGGTGCCATGGTGGTTCGGGACGGCCTGATCGAGGCCGTGGGCCCCGAAGAGGAAATTCTTTCGTCCCTCTCCGGCAGGGAGTTCGACGAGGAGATCGACTGCGGAGGGCGGTGCGTCATCCCCGGTTTCGTTGACCCCCATACCCACATGTGTTTCGCCCGGAGGCGGGAGGAGGAGTTTTCCCTCCGCCTCGCGGGGACTCCCTACCTTGAGATCCTCCAGAAAGGAGGGGGAATCCTCTCCTCGGTACGGAGCGTTCGGGAGGCCACCGAGGACGACCTGTTCGAGAACACCCTGGCGTCGGCTCTCTCGGCCCTCTCTCTGGGGACCACCACGGTGGAAATGAAGAGCGGCTACGGGCTGGACACGGAGACGGAGCTGCGCATGCTCTCGGTGATCCGGAGGGTGGGACGGGAGACTCCCCTGGACGTGGTGCCCACCTTCATGGGCGCCCATGCCGTTCCCGAGCTGTACCGGGGCAACGGCGACGGGTACGTGGACCTGCTCGTGGAGGAGATGCTCCCGGCGGTGGAGGAGCAGGGAATCGCCCGGTTCTGCGACGTGTTCTGCGAGGAAGGTGTCTTCTCCGCTGCCCAGACGGAGCGGATCCTCGCTGAAGCGTCCCGGAGGGGCCTCGGCCTGAAGGTCCACGCCGACGAGGTCCACGACACCGGCGGTGCGGCTCTGGCCGCCCGCATGGGGGCTGTCTCGGCGGAGCACCTTCTCGCCGTGAGCGACGAGGGGATCGGCGCCCTGGCGAAAAGCGGGACCACGGCCATTCTCCTTCCGGCCACGGCCTACAGCCTGAGAAAACCCTACGCCCGTGCCCGGGCCATGATCGAGCACGGGGTTCCGGTGGCTCTGGCCACGGACTGCAACCCCGGGTCGTCCTTCACCGAGTCTATGCCCTTCGTCTTCGGGCTTGCGGTGATGGCCATGGGGCTCACAGTGGAAGAGGCCCTGACGGCCGCCACGAAGAACAGCGCCTGCGCCGTGGGCATGGGGGCTGTCTGCGGAACCCTCGAGGCGGGAAAGCAGGCGGATTTTCTTCTCCTCGACGGGGAGACCCCGGCCGTTCTCGCCTATCATGCGGGTGTCCCGGCCGTGGAAGGGGTCTGCAAGAAAGGGGAGCAGATCCGGTGA
- the hutH gene encoding histidine ammonia-lyase — translation MRTADKNRKVRLDGMSLTLEDVANVARKGWTVELDEETIRRVEASSAAVRAWENSDDVVYGITTGFGDLASVNISRKDRRLLQENLLKSHACGVGAPFPEDITRAMMLLRINSLVRGHSGISLAVLNQFVALLNLGIHPVVPCQGSVGASGDLCPLSHLALPLIGHGSVRYRGRTMAAAKALQMAGLAPVQLGAKEGLALNNGTASMGAMAVLALLDAENLAKTADIAAALSIEALHGVPFAFDPRTHALRPHNGQGMVAENIRRLIEGSEILEKYRSGKVQDAYSLRCVPQVHGATRDALGYVRGVLEVEVNSVTDNPIIFPDDGVAISGGNFHGQPLALAMDFFGIAVAELASISERRQARLVDTSLSGLPPFLVENSGLNSGFMIAQYTSAALVSENKVLAHPSSVDSIPTSANQEDHVSMGAYSARKGLSILDNARKVVAIELLAGSQALDFSRLLKPGAGTTAAHDCVRGAVPYLKHDEFLQPLIERVEALVVRGAVVKAVEEAIGPLR, via the coding sequence GTGAGGACGGCGGACAAGAACAGGAAAGTGCGCCTCGACGGTATGTCCCTCACCCTGGAGGACGTGGCGAACGTCGCCCGAAAGGGCTGGACGGTGGAGTTGGACGAGGAAACCATCCGGAGGGTGGAGGCATCATCGGCGGCGGTCAGGGCCTGGGAGAATTCCGACGACGTGGTGTACGGCATCACCACCGGCTTCGGCGACCTCGCGTCGGTGAACATCTCCCGGAAAGACCGGCGGCTGCTGCAGGAAAACCTGCTGAAGAGCCACGCCTGCGGCGTGGGGGCCCCCTTCCCCGAGGACATCACCAGGGCCATGATGCTCCTCCGGATCAACAGCCTTGTCCGGGGGCACTCGGGCATCAGCCTCGCCGTTCTGAACCAGTTTGTCGCCCTGCTGAACCTGGGCATCCATCCGGTGGTTCCCTGCCAGGGATCGGTTGGCGCCAGCGGTGACCTGTGCCCGCTTTCCCACCTGGCCCTCCCCCTCATCGGCCACGGGTCGGTGCGGTACAGGGGGCGGACAATGGCGGCAGCGAAGGCGCTCCAGATGGCCGGGCTCGCTCCCGTGCAGCTGGGGGCCAAGGAAGGGCTGGCCCTGAACAACGGCACGGCCTCCATGGGAGCCATGGCCGTGCTTGCCCTGCTGGACGCCGAAAACCTGGCCAAGACGGCGGACATTGCCGCGGCGCTCTCCATCGAGGCCCTCCACGGCGTTCCCTTCGCCTTTGACCCGCGGACCCACGCCCTCCGGCCACACAACGGCCAGGGGATGGTGGCGGAGAACATCCGCAGGCTCATCGAGGGAAGCGAAATACTGGAAAAGTACAGGTCCGGAAAGGTGCAGGACGCCTACTCGCTCCGGTGTGTTCCCCAGGTCCACGGCGCTACCCGGGACGCCCTCGGCTACGTCCGGGGAGTCCTCGAGGTGGAGGTTAATTCCGTCACGGACAATCCCATTATTTTTCCCGATGACGGCGTGGCCATCAGCGGCGGCAATTTCCACGGGCAGCCCCTCGCCCTGGCCATGGACTTCTTCGGCATCGCCGTGGCGGAGCTGGCGAGCATTTCCGAACGGCGCCAGGCACGGCTTGTGGACACGAGCCTGTCGGGCCTTCCTCCCTTCCTCGTGGAGAACAGCGGCCTGAACAGCGGCTTCATGATCGCCCAGTACACCTCGGCGGCCCTGGTGTCGGAGAACAAGGTACTCGCCCACCCCTCGTCGGTGGACTCCATCCCCACGTCGGCCAACCAGGAGGACCACGTCTCCATGGGCGCCTACTCCGCCCGCAAAGGGCTCTCCATCCTGGACAACGCCCGGAAGGTGGTGGCCATCGAGCTGCTGGCGGGCTCCCAGGCCCTGGACTTCAGCCGCCTGCTGAAGCCCGGCGCGGGGACCACGGCGGCCCACGACTGCGTCCGGGGGGCCGTTCCCTACCTGAAGCACGACGAATTCCTCCAGCCCCTCATCGAGAGGGTGGAGGCCCTGGTGGTCCGGGGAGCGGTGGTAAAAGCGGTGGAGGAGGCCATAGGCCCCCTCCGCTGA